A window of the Schistocerca nitens isolate TAMUIC-IGC-003100 chromosome 5, iqSchNite1.1, whole genome shotgun sequence genome harbors these coding sequences:
- the LOC126259550 gene encoding chitinase-3-like protein 1 has protein sequence MSPFLSGLLLLLGVLNICGADEKKVVCYHGSWSAYRNGNGRFEIEYIKPELCTHMIYSFVGITSAGEVRILDEWLDLASGKNAYNRFNKLKSSNTKTLVAIGGWNEGSATYSAVMNNAALRQKFVQNVVNFVKTYGFDGFDLDWEYPANRGGSPGDLRAYVELLKELRAEFDKHGFILSAAVGVGRYLIGSAYDVPQLSKYLDFINLMTYDLHGSWDSKTGQNAPLYASSADKTEGERQLNVDSSVRYWIQNGADPAKLILGMGTYGRTFTLASTANTGVGAPATGPGTSGPYTMESGMMGYNEICEKIKAGGWTVTWDDEQKVPYAVSGNQWVGYDNEESIKLKSQYVLDMGLGGGMIWSLETDDFKGVCGAGPFPLLSTINQVLRGAAATSSGSSAGASSSSSASSGSSSSSGSSATSVSSGSSSSGVCSSAGYARDPSDCGVFYLCVASGSGYTAHRFNCPGDLAFDVSSSACNYRSLVAC, from the exons ATGTCGCCCTTTCTGtccggactgctgctgctgctcggagtTCTCAACATATGTGGCGCTGACGAGA aaaAGGTGGTCTGCTATCACGGTAGCTGGTCCGCCTACAGGAATGGAAACGGACGATTCGAAATAGAGTACATTAAACCAGAACTGTGCACGCACATGATCTACAGTTTCGTTGGGATAACCTCCGCAGGAGAGGTCAGGATTCTTGACGAATGGCTGGATCTTGCGAGTGGCAAAA ATGCATACAACCGCTTCAACAAACTGAAATCGTCCAACACTAAAACCCTGGTCGCCATTGGTGGGTGGAATGAAGGGTCAGCCACATACTCTGCC GTTATGAACAACGCCGCACTGAGACAGAAGTTCGTGCAGAATGTGGTGAACTTTGTGAAGACGTACGGTTTTGACGGGTTCGACCTGGACTGGGAATACCCGGCCAACCGTGGTGGCTCCCCGGGCGACCTG AGAGCGTACGTTGAACTGCTCAAGGAGCTGAGAGCAGAGTTTGACAAACACGGTTTCATCCTGTCGGCTGCTGTGGGTGTTGGACGCTACCTAATTGGCAGCGCCTACGACGTGCCTCAACTGTCTAA ATACCTGGACTTCATCAACCTGATGACGTACGACCTTCACGGCTCGTGGGACAGTAAGACTGGTCAGAACGCTCCACTGTACGCCAGCTCTGCTGACAAGACGGAGGGTGAGAGGCAGCTGAACGTG GATTCCAGCGTCCGCTACTGGATCCAGAACGGTGCAGATCCTGCGAAGCTTATTCTGGGCATGGGCACCTACGGGAGGACTTTCACTCTGGCCAGCACTGCCAACACCGGAGTCGGAGCCCCAGCTACTGGACCCGGGACCAGTGGCCCGTACACCATGGAGTCCGGCATGATGGGCTACAATGAG ATATGTGAGAAAATCAAGGCGGGCGGCTGGACAGTAACGTGGGACGACGAGCAGAAGGTGCCATACGCCGTGAGCGGAAACCAGTGGGTCGGATACGACAACGAGGAGTCCATCAAGCTGAAG TCGCAGTACGTGCTGGACATGGGCCTGGGCGGCGGCATGATCTGGAGCCTGGAGACGGACGACTTCAAGGGCGTGTGCGGCGCCGGCCCCTTCCCCCTGCTCAGCACCATCAACCAGGTGCTCAGGGGGGCGGCCGCCACCTC CAGCGGCAGTTCTGCGGGGGCGTCGAGCAGCAGCTCGGCCTCCAGTGGTAGTAGCAGCTCCTCAGGGTCTTCTGCGACCAGCGTGAGCAGTGGCAGCAGCTCGTCCGGCGTCTGCAGCTCCGCGGGCTACGCGCGGGACCCCAGCGACTGCGGCGTCTTCTACCTCTGCGTCGCCTCTGGCAGCGGCTACACCGCCCACAGGTTCAACTGCCCCGGGGACCTCGCCTTCGACGTTTCTTCGTCGGCCTGCAACTACAGGAGTCTCGTCGCCTGCTGA